The Pseudomonas asiatica genome has a segment encoding these proteins:
- a CDS encoding YajQ family cyclic di-GMP-binding protein: MPSFDVVSELDKHEVQNAVDNAIKDLDRRYDLKGKGTFEFKDKEQTVMLTAEEEFQLEAMLEILRLALVKRKIDVKCLETKDPYASGKEKKQEAKFREGIDKDLAKKIVATIKDGKLKVQAAIQGEQVRVTGKKRDDLQEAIALLRTKEFDMPLQFNNFRD, from the coding sequence ATGCCTTCGTTCGACGTGGTATCGGAACTGGACAAGCACGAAGTGCAGAACGCGGTCGACAACGCCATCAAGGACCTGGACCGCCGCTACGACCTCAAGGGCAAGGGTACCTTCGAGTTCAAGGACAAAGAGCAGACCGTGATGCTCACCGCCGAGGAAGAGTTCCAGCTCGAAGCGATGCTGGAAATCCTGCGCCTGGCGCTGGTCAAGCGCAAGATCGACGTGAAGTGCCTGGAAACCAAGGACCCGTACGCCTCGGGCAAGGAAAAGAAACAGGAAGCCAAGTTCCGCGAAGGCATCGACAAGGACCTGGCGAAGAAGATCGTCGCCACCATCAAGGATGGCAAGCTGAAAGTGCAGGCCGCCATCCAGGGCGAACAGGTACGCGTTACCGGTAAAAAGCGTGACGACCTGCAGGAAGCCATTGCCCTGCTGCGTACCAAGGAATTCGACATGCCGTTGCAGTTCAACAACTTCCGCGACTGA
- a CDS encoding putative 2-dehydropantoate 2-reductase — translation MSSTWHILGAGSLGSLWACRLARAGKAVRLILRDGQRLQAYQQAGGLILVEQDQPRHYAIPAETAQAHGPIHRLLVACKAYDAAPAMAGVAARLAEGAEVVLLQNGLGSQDEVADLVAHARCIFASSTEGAFREGDWQVRFAGHGFNWLGDPRNPTIPTWFDDLHEAGIPAEWTVDILTRLWRKLALNCAINPLTVLHDCQNGGLLGHLGEVDALCIELAQLLRHCGQPEAANGLDEEVQRVILATAANYSSMYQDVRAGRRTEVHYLLGHACRVAGRHGLQLPQLEHLRQRLVDNLRVRGLPCD, via the coding sequence ATGAGCAGCACCTGGCATATTCTCGGCGCCGGTAGCCTGGGCAGCCTGTGGGCTTGCCGCCTGGCGCGCGCGGGCAAGGCAGTACGCCTGATCCTGCGTGACGGGCAACGGCTGCAGGCCTACCAGCAGGCCGGCGGCCTTATCCTGGTCGAACAGGACCAGCCCCGCCACTACGCCATCCCCGCCGAAACCGCGCAGGCACACGGCCCGATCCACCGTCTGCTGGTGGCCTGCAAAGCCTACGACGCTGCCCCGGCCATGGCCGGCGTGGCAGCGCGCCTGGCCGAGGGCGCCGAAGTGGTGCTGCTGCAGAACGGCCTGGGCAGCCAGGACGAAGTCGCCGACCTGGTGGCCCACGCGCGCTGCATCTTCGCCTCCAGTACCGAAGGGGCGTTCCGCGAGGGTGACTGGCAGGTACGCTTTGCCGGCCACGGTTTCAACTGGCTGGGCGACCCACGCAACCCGACGATCCCGACCTGGTTCGATGACCTGCACGAGGCCGGCATCCCCGCCGAGTGGACGGTGGATATCCTCACCCGCCTGTGGCGCAAGCTGGCGCTCAATTGCGCCATCAACCCGCTGACCGTGCTGCACGACTGCCAGAACGGCGGGCTGCTGGGGCACCTGGGCGAAGTGGACGCCCTGTGCATCGAGCTGGCCCAGCTGCTGCGCCACTGTGGTCAGCCAGAAGCGGCAAACGGGCTGGACGAAGAAGTACAGCGGGTGATCCTCGCCACCGCAGCCAACTACTCTTCCATGTACCAGGATGTACGCGCTGGCCGGCGCACCGAGGTGCACTACCTGCTTGGCCACGCCTGCCGCGTCGCTGGCCGTCATGGCCTGCAGCTGCCACAGCTGGAACACCTGCGGCAGCGCCTGGTCGATAATTTGCGCGTGCGTGGTTTGCCCTGCGACTGA